The following is a genomic window from Bordetella sp. H567.
CCATCCGCTTCGACGGGCACGACCTGCTCGGCGTGGCCCCTGCGCAGCGGCCGCACCTGGGCATCGCCCACGTCCCGGAAGGCCGCCAGGTCTTCGCCTCCATGACCGTCGAGGAGAACCTGGAGATGGGCGCCTATACCGCCGCCGGCCGCCGCGACTGGCAGCGCAACCTGGCACGCATCTACGACTGGTTCCCCGTCCTGCCGCAGCGCGCGCGCCAACTCGCGGGCACCCTGTCCGGCGGCGAACAGCAGATGCTGGCCATCGGCCGCGGCCTGGCATCCTCGCCGCGTTTGCTGATGCTGGACGAACCCTCCATGGGCCTCTCGCCCGCCATCGCCGACTTCATCTTCGAACGCCTCATCGACATCCGCCGCGATGCCGGCCTGACCATCCTGCTGGTGGAACAACGCGTGGCCGAAGCCCTGCAATTCGCCGACCACGCCTACGTACTCGAAACCGGTCGCGTCGCCCTGGCCGGCACCCACGAAACCCTGCAGGCCGACGACCGCGTCCGCCGTGCATACCTGGGAATGTGAACGGACATCCGCGCGCCGCAAGGCGCGGGGACATCCGCCTGGAGCTTGAACCACACCTTGAACAGACCCGCCGACAGGGCTGACAGGAGGAGACCATGAAGACCTTGACCATCACGCGCGCCCTGGGCGCGGCGACGTTGTCCGGCCTGCTGCTCTCGGCCGCCACCCCGGCCCCCGCCCGGGCCGCCGACCCCACGCCCATCAGCGTGGGCCTCATCGCGCCGATGTCCGGCCTCTATGCCCGTCCCGGCCAGGTCATGCGCATGGGCGCCGAAATGGCGGTGAAGGACATCAACGCCCAGGGCGGCATCAAGGCCCTGGGCGGCGCGCCCCTGAAACTGGTGGTGGTCGATTCCGGCGACTCCACCGAAAAATCCAAGAGCGCCGCGCAACGCATGGTGGCCGACTACCCGGACCTGGTCGCCGCCACCGGCGCCTACCTGAGCTCCTTCACGCTGGCCGTCACCGAAGTCACCGAACGCGCCAAGCTTCCCATGCTGACGCTCTCCTACTCCGACCAGATCACGGGACGCGGCTTCAAATACATCTTCCAGACCTCGGCCACCGCCGGCCGCCAAGCCGAAATCGCCCTGCCCATCATCCTGGACCTGGCCGAGAAAGCCTCGGGCAAACGCCCGCGCACCGTCGCCATCCTGACCGACAACACGGCGGCCTCGCTGTCGTCGGTCAAGGCCATGAAGGACGGGCTGCTGCAGAAAAACAATCTGGAACTGGTCGTCGACGAAACCTTCACGCCGCCGCTGTCCGATGCCTCATCACTGATCCAGCGCGTCCGCTCGCGCCGCCCGGACCTGGTCTTCTTCCTGCCCACGGTGATTTCCGACGCGAAGCTGATCCTGGAGAAGATGAACGAAACGAATGTGCGTATCCCCGTCATCTCCTTCGGCATCGCCATCGCGGAGCCGGACGTCCTGAACACCGTCAGCCCGCAACTGCTGAACGGCGTGATGTCGGCGGTCGCGAACTGGGGCGCCAAGGGCCAGGAAGCGCTGATCCAGCGGATGAAGACCGACTACAAGGAACCGTGGATGACGCAGAACGCCATATCGACCTATGGCGATATGTGGATCATCAAGGCCGCCCTGGAAAAAGCCGGCAAGGCCGACCGCGAAGCCGTCGCCCAGGCCATGCGCACCCTGAACGAAGGCCCCACGCCCTACTTCCCGGGCGGCGAACTGAAGTTCGACGACGCCGGCCACCGCATAGGCGCATCGCTCACCATCATCCAATGGCAAAACGGCATACCCGTCACCGTCTTCCCCGAGAACCTCGCCATCGCCCAGCCCATCTGGCCCGGCAAAAGCAGCAAGTGAATCCCACCCCACCACGGCACCAACACCACCGGCACAACCACACCGCGTAGGCGCTTCGGGGCCGCGCTGGGCGGCCCCGAAGCGACGGGCAATCCAAGACCTTCCATCACCGAAACGCACAACCCCACGAAGCGCCAAGCACACAGCCCGTCCCAACGGCCAGTGATTAAGGCACAACGGAGTCCGTCGGGGGTGAGGCCTGTCGGGGCCGGCCCGTTGAGTCCGAGCGAGCGGGCGCCGAAGGGAGCCGAGGCGCGGACACCATCAAGAAAAATCCCACCCCTCAACGCCCGGCGGACGAGGACAGCGACGCGGTGTCCGGCCCCCGCGGGCCGGACCGGACGATCGGGCCGGCCCCGACAGGCCTCACCCCCGACGGACGGCCCCAGCACGCCATCCACCGCCAGCAAAACCATCCCCACGCCAAATCTCACAGCGCCCAAACGCCCGAACTGCTCTAATGCTGCGGATCCATGACAAGTCGCAGACCGCCGCGTCCCCGCTTTCGACATCCCTATGCTCTCCAACGCCTCACCCACCCCATCCCGCAAGCACGTCTTCATTGCCGCATTGCTCCTGTACGCCCTGGTGATGTGGCCCATCCTTCACGCCGACCGCTTCTACATCGACGACCTGGGACGCGCGCTCCACGGCTACCTGGGATGGACCTCGGACGGCAGGCCGCTGGCGAACCTCGTCGTCGAAACCATGAACCTGGGCGCGCCCATCTCCGACCTCTCGCCCCTGCCCCAGCTCCTGGCCTTGCTCCTGCTCGCCTACCTGGCCGTCACCGTCAGCAGCAAGTTCAACATCCCCGGCACCTGGCGCGCCCCGCTCATCGTCGCCCCCCTCGTCGCCAACCCCTTCTTCCTCGAAAACCTCTCGTACAAATTCGACGTCCTCCCCATGACCCTGGCCACCGCCCTATCCTGCATGGCTGTCACCGCCATCCCCAGGACCGGATGGCGCGCCCTGCTGGGGTCCCTCGCGCTGCTGGCCACCCTCTGCCTCTACCAACCCGCGCTCAACGTCTTCCTGGTGTTCGTCATCGCGGAATTCGTCCTCGGCCAGCGCGACCTGCTGCCCATGCGGCAACTGCTCGTTACCCTCGCCGTGCGCGCCGGGCAGCTGGTGCTCGCGCTCCTGGCCTACAAGCTCGTCATCGCCGGCACCGTCAAGGGCCGCTACGCCATCGCGCACGGCGCCATCGCCTCCGCCAACACCTGCGTGGCGGTCTTCCAACGCAACCTGGCCGCCTTCTGGCGCTATGTGCTGGACCAGCTTCCCGGCCTGTGGGCCAAGCCCCTGCTGGTATTCATCGCGGCCGGCGCGCTGGCCGGCGCCTACTGGGGCGTGCGCTACCTGGCGCGAGGCTGGCATGGCGCATCGGCGCCCGGCCGCCTGGTCGCCATCGCCGCCATCGTCCTGATTCCCCTGGCCTTGGTGATCGCGCCCTGGGGCCCCATGCTGCTGCTCGAAGCCCCCGTGTATGCGCCGCGCGTGGCCATCGGCTTCGGCGCGCTGGGCGCCGTCGGCGTGCTGTTCGCCTGGACTGCCCTGGAACGCACCCGCCTGACGGCCGCGTGGCAGACCGCCGTCCTGACCGTGCCCATTTATGGGCTGCTCACCTTCTGCTTCGTCTACGGCGCGTCGCTCAAACAGCAGAAGGAGTTTGAAAACCGGGTCGCCGCGCAGCTCTCCGCCGATCTCGGCCGGATCGGCGCGCAGCGCCCGATCTCCGAATATGTCCTCGTCGGCAGCCTGGGCCATGACGTGCTGGTCCGGCACACCATCCACAAGTACCCGCTCATCGCCACGCTGGTGCCCGTGCACCTCACGCAAGGATGGGGCTGGGCCTACGAAGAAATGCGGCACTTCGGGGTGGATATGAAGGCGGATGTCACCGCGCACCCCCAAGTGCCGCACACGCCTGCCGTGGCCGTATCGCGCGACTACGCCTTATACCTGGACCACGACAAGGCCATCGTGTCGTTCACGCCCGCCTCGTAAGGCGCGGCGACACGGCCACCGCGCAGCGCGCCGGCCGGTCAGAACACCGGCACGATGCTGCCCTTGAAGCGCTCGCGCATGAACTGCGCGGCCTGCGGCGAACGCAGCGCCGCCACCAGCTTCTTCATGGCCGGCGTATCCTTGTCGTCCGGCCGGGCGGCCAGCAGATTCGCATAGGACGACTGTCCGCCTTCCAGGAACAGCGCATCCTTGGTCGGATCCAGCTTCGCTTCCAGCGCGAACGTCGTATTGATCACCGCCAGGTCCACCTCCGGCAGCACGCGCGGCAGCATCGGCGCCTCCAGCTGCTTGATCGAGATATGCCGCGGATTCGCCTTGATGTCCTTCACCGTCGACTTGGTGTTGCGGGGATCGGCCAGCTGAACCACCCCAGCCTGGTCCAGCAGCTGCAGCGCGCGGCCGCCGTTCACCGCATCATTGGGAATGGCCACCACCGCGCCGTCCTTCAGCTGCTTGATGTCCTTGATTTTGCTGGAATAGGCCCCGAACGGCGCCACGAAGATATCGCTCACCGCCACGATGTCCGTGCCGCGGCTGCGGTTGAACTCGTCCATGAAGGGCTTGTGCTGGAAGAAGTTCGCGTCGATGCGCTTTTGCGCGAGCTGCATGTTCGGCTGGATATAGTCGGTGAAGACCACCACCTGCAGGTCCACGCCCTCCTTCGCCAGCATCGGCTTGATGTTCTCCAGTATCTCCGCGTGCGGCGTGGGGCTGGCCCCCACCACGATCTTGTCGGCGGCGCGGGCGGCCGGCTGTAGGGTCATGGCGCATGCCACGGCCAACACTGCAATCAGTTTGTTCACCTTCGTGATCTCCGTCGTTCGTTGGGACAATGCAATGCAGGGGTACAACATTGCCCGGCGCGACAACGCCGGGGTGCGGCGAAACACGGCATGGGCCGGCGCGCGGCCGGCCCATGAAATCTAACGGGTGAAATGCAGCACCAGCCGGTTGCCGATGGTCTGCAGCAACTGGACCAGCAGCAACAGCAGCACGATAGTGATGAACATCACGTCCAGCTGGAAGCGCTGGTAGCCGTAGCGGATCGCCAGGTCGCCCAGGCCGCCGCCGCCCACCACGCCGGCCAGCGCGGAATACGACACCAGCGCGATCGCCGTCACCGTGGCCGCGGCCAGGATGCCCGGCATCGCTTCCGGCAGCAAGGCGCCGAAGACGATTTGCCGGGTATTGGCGCCCATGGCCAGCGAGGCCTCGATGATGCCGCGATCCACTTCGCGCAGCGCCGATTCCACCAGGCGGCCAAAGAAGGGAATGCCTGCCACCACCAGCGCGGGCACCGACCCGGCCACGCCCAGCGACGTCCCGGTCAGTATCTGCGTCAGCGGAATCATCGCGATCAGCAGGATGACAAAGGGCAGCGAACGCAGGATGTTCACGCCCAGCGACACGCCGCCGTAGATACGCGGCGCATCGAGCAGCTGCGTCGGGCTGGTCAGGAACAGCAGCACACCCAGAGGCAGGCCCAGCAGCAGTGTCAGGCTCAGCGACCAGCCCAGCATCGACAGCGTATCGACCGACGCCCAGCCGATGTCGGTCCAATCCACATTGCTGAACCACGTGGCCAGCAATTCGCTCATGCCCGCAGCTCCTCGACCGTGACGCCCGTCGCCGCCAGGCGCAGCAGCGCATTCTTGACCTGCTCGTCCGGCCCTTCCAGCGCCACCGTCATCTGGCCGCAGGTCAGCGACTTGATGCGCTCGATGCGTCCGCCCAGGATCG
Proteins encoded in this region:
- a CDS encoding ABC transporter ATP-binding protein, coding for MLEIRNLVAGYAALPVLHDVSIQVEAGEFVSIVGPNGAGKSTLFKTISGTVAAMAGTIRFDGHDLLGVAPAQRPHLGIAHVPEGRQVFASMTVEENLEMGAYTAAGRRDWQRNLARIYDWFPVLPQRARQLAGTLSGGEQQMLAIGRGLASSPRLLMLDEPSMGLSPAIADFIFERLIDIRRDAGLTILLVEQRVAEALQFADHAYVLETGRVALAGTHETLQADDRVRRAYLGM
- a CDS encoding ABC transporter substrate-binding protein — translated: MKTLTITRALGAATLSGLLLSAATPAPARAADPTPISVGLIAPMSGLYARPGQVMRMGAEMAVKDINAQGGIKALGGAPLKLVVVDSGDSTEKSKSAAQRMVADYPDLVAATGAYLSSFTLAVTEVTERAKLPMLTLSYSDQITGRGFKYIFQTSATAGRQAEIALPIILDLAEKASGKRPRTVAILTDNTAASLSSVKAMKDGLLQKNNLELVVDETFTPPLSDASSLIQRVRSRRPDLVFFLPTVISDAKLILEKMNETNVRIPVISFGIAIAEPDVLNTVSPQLLNGVMSAVANWGAKGQEALIQRMKTDYKEPWMTQNAISTYGDMWIIKAALEKAGKADREAVAQAMRTLNEGPTPYFPGGELKFDDAGHRIGASLTIIQWQNGIPVTVFPENLAIAQPIWPGKSSK
- a CDS encoding glucosyltransferase domain-containing protein, with the protein product MLSNASPTPSRKHVFIAALLLYALVMWPILHADRFYIDDLGRALHGYLGWTSDGRPLANLVVETMNLGAPISDLSPLPQLLALLLLAYLAVTVSSKFNIPGTWRAPLIVAPLVANPFFLENLSYKFDVLPMTLATALSCMAVTAIPRTGWRALLGSLALLATLCLYQPALNVFLVFVIAEFVLGQRDLLPMRQLLVTLAVRAGQLVLALLAYKLVIAGTVKGRYAIAHGAIASANTCVAVFQRNLAAFWRYVLDQLPGLWAKPLLVFIAAGALAGAYWGVRYLARGWHGASAPGRLVAIAAIVLIPLALVIAPWGPMLLLEAPVYAPRVAIGFGALGAVGVLFAWTALERTRLTAAWQTAVLTVPIYGLLTFCFVYGASLKQQKEFENRVAAQLSADLGRIGAQRPISEYVLVGSLGHDVLVRHTIHKYPLIATLVPVHLTQGWGWAYEEMRHFGVDMKADVTAHPQVPHTPAVAVSRDYALYLDHDKAIVSFTPAS
- a CDS encoding MetQ/NlpA family ABC transporter substrate-binding protein, which encodes MTLQPAARAADKIVVGASPTPHAEILENIKPMLAKEGVDLQVVVFTDYIQPNMQLAQKRIDANFFQHKPFMDEFNRSRGTDIVAVSDIFVAPFGAYSSKIKDIKQLKDGAVVAIPNDAVNGGRALQLLDQAGVVQLADPRNTKSTVKDIKANPRHISIKQLEAPMLPRVLPEVDLAVINTTFALEAKLDPTKDALFLEGGQSSYANLLAARPDDKDTPAMKKLVAALRSPQAAQFMRERFKGSIVPVF
- a CDS encoding methionine ABC transporter permease, which gives rise to MSELLATWFSNVDWTDIGWASVDTLSMLGWSLSLTLLLGLPLGVLLFLTSPTQLLDAPRIYGGVSLGVNILRSLPFVILLIAMIPLTQILTGTSLGVAGSVPALVVAGIPFFGRLVESALREVDRGIIEASLAMGANTRQIVFGALLPEAMPGILAAATVTAIALVSYSALAGVVGGGGLGDLAIRYGYQRFQLDVMFITIVLLLLLVQLLQTIGNRLVLHFTR